In the Quercus lobata isolate SW786 chromosome 5, ValleyOak3.0 Primary Assembly, whole genome shotgun sequence genome, one interval contains:
- the LOC115991508 gene encoding dynamin-related protein 4C-like: protein MGEESSLVVAQAVQDAPIISSYNDRIRPLLDTVDSLRHLMITREGIQLPTIVVVGDQSSGKSSVLESLAGINLPRGQGICTRVPLIMRLMHQPTPEPDLSLEFNGKVVRTDEEHVSEAINLATEEIAGFGKGISNAPLTLEVRKNGVPDLTMVDLPGITRVPVHGQPENIYDQIKDIIMEYITPEESIILNVLSATVDFTTCESIRMSQMVDKTGGRTLAVVTKSDKSPEGLLEKVTADDVNIGLGYVCVRNRIGEESYEEARVEEARLFESHPLLSKIDKSIVGIPVLAQKLVQIQAASIARNLPAIVKSINDKLNLNVAEAKRMPQKMSSLTEAMTAFMQIIGLAKESLRKILVRGEYDEYPDEQNMHCTARLVEMFNQFSDELHKHAESDPAEKFLMEEIMVLEETKGIGLPNFLPRSAFLTILQKRVKGISSIPTIFAEKVWSYVEEIVISVMMHHSEHYYQLQLSFRRAGHNLIAKMKERSINWVMEIIEMEKQTDYTCNPEYLSDWNKLMVQQDAFMTYVLTNVDWPSIIRLEGFGEIDVSHLKKYSHVLQQAFDLKMRMTAYWKIVLKRLVDCMALHLLLSIGNLVNKEFEAEIVNELMGPGGGIERMLEESPAVASKRQKINKSIQLLKKSKEVVAKIMDKIGTYND, encoded by the coding sequence ATGGGAGAAGAAAGCTCACTTGTAGTAGCTCAAGCAGTCCAAGATGCACCCATCATTTCATCCTACAATGATCGTATTCGCCCACTCCTCGACACAGTTGACAGCCTCCGTCACCTTATGATCACAAGAGAAGGCATTCAGCTCCCCACCATTGTCGTGGTTGGGGACCAGTCCTCAGGAAAGTCAAGTGTTCTTGAATCACTTGCCGGTATCAACCTTCCCCGTGGCCAGGGAATTTGCACAAGGGTGCCTCTCATAATGAGGCTCATGCACCAGCCAACTCCTGAACCTGATCTTTCCTTGGAGTTCAATGGTAAAGTTGTTCGAACCGATGAAGAACATGTTTCTGAGGCTATAAATCTTGCCACAGAGGAGATTGCCGGGTTCGGGAAGGGGATTTCCAACGCTCCTTTGACATTGGAGGTGAGAAAAAATGGTGTGCCTGATTTAACTATGGTTGATCTTCCTGGAATTACTAGAGTGCCAGTCCATGGTCAGCCTGAAAACATCTATGACCAGATAAAAGATATTATCATGGAGTATATCACTCCTGAAGAGAGTATTATACTCAATGTTCTATCTGCAACAGTGGATTTCACCACTTGTGAATCTATCAGGATGTCACAGATGGTGGACAAGACTGGTGGACGGACTCTTGCTGTTGTTACTAAGTCTGACAAGTCTCCTGAAGGCCTTCTTGAGAAGGTTACTGCTGATGATGTCAATATTGGGCTTGGCTATGTCTGCGTTAGGAATCGGATAGGAGAAGAATCTTATGAAGAGGCGCGAGTGGAAGAGGCTAGACTTTTTGAATCACATCCTCtgctttccaagattgataaaTCTATTGTGGGGATTCCTGTTCTGGCACAAAAACTGGTGCAAATTCAAGCAGCTAGTATAGCTAGAAATTTGCCAGCTATTGTGAAGAGCATTAATGACAAGTTGAACTTGAACGTTGCTGAGGCGAAAAGAATGCCCCAGAAGATGTCATCTCTTACTGAGGCAATGACAGCTTTCATGCAGATTATTGGATTAGCCAAAGAATCATTAAGGAAAATTCTTGTGAGAGGAGAATATGATGAATACCCAGATGAGCAAAACATGCATTGCACTGCTCGGTTGGTTGAAATGTTCAACCAATTCTCCGATGAACTTCACAAGCATGCTGAAAGTGACCCTGCAGAGAAATTTTTGATGGAGGAGATTATGGTTTTGGAGGAAACCAAGGGTATTGGACTGCCGAATTTTCTTCCCCGCTCTGCCTTCCTTACTATCCTACAGAAAAGGGTGAAAGGCATATCTAGCATTCCAACTATTTTTGCTGAGAAGGTCTGGAGTTATGTTGAGGAAATTGTTATTTCTGTCATGATGCACCACTCTGAACACTATTACCAGCTTCAGCTGTCTTTCAGGCGTGCTGGACATAATCTTATAGCCAAGATGAAAGAGCGCTCTATCAACTGGGTCATGGAAATCATTGAAATGGAGAAGCAGACGGATTATACTTGTAATCCAGAGTACTTATCGGATTGGAATAAATTAATGGTTCAACAAGATGCCTTCATGACGTACGTCTTGACTAATGTAGATTGGCCTTCAATAATAAGGCTTGAAGGTTTCGGTGAGATTGACGTTAGTCATCTAAAGAAATATTCTCATGTTCTACAACAGGCTTTTGATTTGAAGATGAGAATGACAGCTTATTGGAAGATTGTGTTAAAGAGATTGGTTGACTGTATGGCTCTACATTTACTGCTCAGTATTGGAAACTTGGTGAACAAAGAGTTTGAAGCAGAGATTGTTAATGAGTTAATGGGACCTGGTGGTGGGATTGAAAGGATGCTCGAGGAGTCACCTGCAGTTGCTTCAAAGCGACAGAAAATAAACAAGAGTATACAGCTGCTCAAAAAGTCCAAAGAAGTGGTTGCCAAGATCATGGACAAGATCGGTACCTATAATGATTAG